The genomic region TTTCAGGTAACGTCTGATGCGCCATCGGGCACTATCATCTCATATGCTGGATTGGACACGGCGCATGACATTGACGCTGAGCCAGTTGCGGCGACGACAGATGGACTCTATGTGCTTGCGAATGGATGGATAAAGATTCCATCAATCGAACAGGCTGAATCCGTCGATATCATGCGGTCTTCTGATAGGATTGTCCGGGCACATGCTGTCTGCGGTGGCAGTTTATATGCATGTAATGTAAGCAATACAGCCGGACTCGTGCCTGATATGGGTGCTCACTGGAAGTCAGTGAATCTGCCGGTCACAGAGCCAATTATGGCTGTTGCACATAGTCACACAACAACGTATGCTGTGACGACTGATGGAACGCTTGCAGCATGCGTTGATATCACTACTGAGACTGCTGAGACTACTAAGAGAAAACCAGCTCACAGAAGAGAGGCTGAATGGCAGCATCGGAATCTTGGCGTGACAGGTGTTAGTGCTATTGCTGTGTCGCATAATAATTGGTGAATCACCCGAAACCAACATTTGAAAAGGGGTTTTAGTACGGACTGAGAGACAGTGGATATGATTGTTCCTGGAAGCTCTTCGCAAGCACTCGCTTCAGCCCTCGCGACAGAACTGAATAAACCTCTTGCTGCAGTTACGTATGACCAGTTTCCCGACGGCGAAACACTTGCTGCTGTGCCTGAATTCGATGGTGATAGAGCGATTATTGTTGCGACAACTGACACAAACGATACATGGGTAGAACTGTTGCAGTTACAGGATGCTGTGATAGAAGCAGGTGCTACAGAGGTTATTACGGTTATTCCGTACATGGGATACACACGACAGGATCGAGCGTTCAAGTCTGGGCATCCGGTCTCCGCACGCGCGATGGCTCGGGCGATTTCACCAACAACTGACCGGGTTATTCTGATTAACCCACATGAGCGGTCAGTTGCTGATTTTTTTGACGGACATGTGACAATCTGTGATGCAGCATCACATCTTGCAGAATCACTGCCATCTGGATTATCTGAACCACTCTTTATTGCTCCAGATGCTGGTGCCATCGAACTCGCCACTGCTGTCCGGGATGAATATGGTACTGGGAGTACTGATTACTTTGAGAAGACACGTCATTCTGGGACCGATGTTGATATGAATATAACTGATACGAATGTATCAACTCGGGATGTCGTTGTTGTTGACGATATTATCGCTACCGGAGTGACAATGAGCACAGCTGTTGGACATCTTAACGATGGTGGTGCAGCACGGGTTTACATTGGATGTATTCATCCCCTACTGGCTCGAGGTGCTCGAACAAGACTCGAACGCGCCGGTATTGAACGGGTTATTGGAACCGACACAATCGAACGCGAAGTGAGTGCCGTATCAGTCGCTCCAACTGTCGCAGCAGCTATTGAGGCAGTTGATATTGAGAAGAGATAGGATTCAATCCTAAAGGGACCCATGTTGTATGATCATCAAATACATACTTACTCATGCTGCACGTCTAAAATCTCGCTCTTCAGGACGAGAGGGATGTCAATGTGACAAGCTCAATATGATAACCCGAACCTACTTGCTATCGCCGTGTGAAATGATGACATATGAGCGAGGATCCAACAATTTTCGAACAGATTGCTGCTGGTGACATTCCAGCTCGGATTGTTCATGAAACCGAAACAATCGTTGCGTTTCTCGATGCGAATCCACTCGCGCCCGGGCATACGCTTGTCATCCCAAGAGATGCATATACCAAACTCGGAGATCTTCCTGATGACGTTGCGACCGAATTATGGGCAACTGTACAATCGCTGACACCAACTATTGAGACTGCGGTTGACGCTGATGCAACGACTATTGGTGTTAACAATGGATCTGCGGCAGGTCAAGAAGTCCCGCATGTGCACATTCATATTATTCCTCGATTCGATGACGACGGGGGTGGTCCAATCCATGCCACTGCGGGTGCACGTCCAGAGTTGAGTGATTCTGAGCTTGACACTATTGCGATGAATATCGAGTCGACAGCCGATTTATAACTAATATACGCGGTGTAATGAAATGAGAGATCTGACAGCAAGAAGCGAATATTAACAATACGAGAGTTGTCATATCCAACTTTTGTTGGGATTCGTCGTCAATTCAATGAAATATGATGAAACGAATTTAATCTGATCACTAGATCGGGTCAACAACAGCTATCCCAAGAAACGTTGTTTGAGACGGGTTGGCAAATCAGTCGTGTCATCCACAATCTGCTCAATCGATTCTCCCGCGGTTACAGCAGCAAAATGTGCAATTGACGTTGCGTATGTATCATTATTTGCATCATATGGCGCTGACTGTATCATGGTGTCACTTCCGGTAAGCGTCGGAATACCAATCTCAGCCTCATCGCTATTTCCAAACGTTGAGACAGTAATTGAGGTCTCAAATTGCAGATCAGCAAGACGGTCATGCATTCGCTGGAGTGCTGTCACCCCTCTGTTTGTTGCCGGCATCATCACGATTCGATGGTCAGCGACATGCGCGGCTGCAACCGCGAGGTTTGCACTAATTGGTGGGACATCAACAAGAACTGTATCAAACTGTGTTGCTGCGGTTTTTGTCCGTGTTTCAAACTGCTTAGCAGCTGCGACAGATTGTGCGCGGGCAAGCCGTTCAAATGGAGCCATAATAGGACAGACAGCAAGGCGTCCTGGCACTGTATCACTCCATGGAAGCGCGTAAAGTCCATCAGATAGTGGAGTATCGACCGCATCTGTAAGGAGTGT from Haloquadratum walsbyi C23 harbors:
- a CDS encoding HVO_0234 family beta-propeller protein; protein product: MPTIDEKRVYTNTVGTETVYLGSELGVLGVTVSDAVVGEFGLAYRGAVRDIATAGPYVAAATDDGVLLADHRRRREDAGDEASMDELQFYNIGDGIDSVSAVGFETTTQNKVALIAGETSGDIYRLTMSPDDIFGSQPEILSTWKFIDTCSTIYEIDMPLIATAEGVFQVTSDAPSGTIISYAGLDTAHDIDAEPVAATTDGLYVLANGWIKIPSIEQAESVDIMRSSDRIVRAHAVCGGSLYACNVSNTAGLVPDMGAHWKSVNLPVTEPIMAVAHSHTTTYAVTTDGTLAACVDITTETAETTKRKPAHRREAEWQHRNLGVTGVSAIAVSHNNW
- a CDS encoding ribose-phosphate diphosphokinase — protein: MIVPGSSSQALASALATELNKPLAAVTYDQFPDGETLAAVPEFDGDRAIIVATTDTNDTWVELLQLQDAVIEAGATEVITVIPYMGYTRQDRAFKSGHPVSARAMARAISPTTDRVILINPHERSVADFFDGHVTICDAASHLAESLPSGLSEPLFIAPDAGAIELATAVRDEYGTGSTDYFEKTRHSGTDVDMNITDTNVSTRDVVVVDDIIATGVTMSTAVGHLNDGGAARVYIGCIHPLLARGARTRLERAGIERVIGTDTIEREVSAVSVAPTVAAAIEAVDIEKR
- a CDS encoding HIT family protein, with translation MSEDPTIFEQIAAGDIPARIVHETETIVAFLDANPLAPGHTLVIPRDAYTKLGDLPDDVATELWATVQSLTPTIETAVDADATTIGVNNGSAAGQEVPHVHIHIIPRFDDDGGGPIHATAGARPELSDSELDTIAMNIESTADL
- a CDS encoding AAA family ATPase yields the protein MTAAHQPTITAVIGATGGAGTTRTIVEVATTLARTGADVAVFDAAVGSQGLSDYVKGRLDPDLTTLLTDAVDTPLSDGLYALPWSDTVPGRLAVCPIMAPFERLARAQSVAAAKQFETRTKTAATQFDTVLVDVPPISANLAVAAAHVADHRIVMMPATNRGVTALQRMHDRLADLQFETSITVSTFGNSDEAEIGIPTLTGSDTMIQSAPYDANNDTYATSIAHFAAVTAGESIEQIVDDTTDLPTRLKQRFLG